One Phycisphaerae bacterium genomic window carries:
- a CDS encoding DUF1080 domain-containing protein, which produces MNKKVTPFVLPLAVALAVLAEPASAQPATAGAPLKQAGKSPLKVFILAGQSNMEGYGTVTGLDKDGKEWKGTLAYLLHDPAKAATVKHLHDEQLARVPEAVAIEATNDQFGDPAPNKRKKLKVEYTVEGRLQERTVDEGQTLTLAARPGQVVIRRATYGDLPEGAMRDVTETVRKLADSRQGGERWKVRDDVWVWFNGRKGGLTAGFGAGTNLFGPELQFGHVMGDALDNQVLIIKTAWGGKSLYTDFRPPSSGGVVGPNYKQMLETVAKVLANLKIEFPGYDGGGYELSGLVWWHGWNDGCDPKNAVPEYEKNLVNLVKDLRRDLKAPKLPVVVGELTGPWVKADGEWNELRKAQAAAAAHPEFRGNVLFAETHEFVREEKDSPGGWACHEWNNAETYLLVGNACVEAMMKLLGLRRSSPATASDGMIRIFNGKDLAGWEGAPGWWKVEDGALTAQSTPDKPCTDCNYLIWKGDQPSDFELTCDFKLSTSANSGVQIRSESRPNWDTYGYQADMSGDGGLVGYVYHHKRGLIAERGEKVTIAADGKKEVQKIGDAAELLKTFKKEEWNQYRIICRGSEITLYVNGVLMCQITDNDAGTAVKSGIIALQMHPGPPMKVQFKNIDLKELK; this is translated from the coding sequence ATGAACAAGAAAGTCACCCCGTTCGTCCTGCCGCTGGCCGTCGCCCTGGCCGTGCTGGCCGAGCCGGCGTCTGCACAACCGGCCACTGCTGGTGCCCCGCTGAAACAGGCCGGCAAGAGCCCGCTCAAAGTCTTCATTCTGGCCGGGCAGTCCAACATGGAGGGCTACGGCACGGTCACCGGCTTGGACAAGGACGGGAAGGAGTGGAAGGGAACGCTGGCCTACCTGCTGCACGACCCCGCGAAAGCTGCGACGGTCAAGCACCTGCACGACGAACAGCTGGCACGCGTTCCCGAAGCGGTGGCGATTGAGGCCACCAACGATCAGTTTGGTGATCCCGCCCCCAACAAGCGGAAGAAGCTCAAGGTCGAGTACACGGTGGAAGGCAGGCTGCAGGAACGCACCGTGGACGAGGGACAGACGTTGACCCTAGCCGCGAGGCCGGGGCAAGTGGTGATCCGGAGAGCTACCTACGGCGACCTTCCCGAGGGAGCCATGCGCGACGTGACCGAGACAGTGAGGAAGCTCGCGGACTCCCGCCAAGGCGGCGAACGCTGGAAGGTACGCGATGACGTCTGGGTCTGGTTCAACGGCCGCAAAGGTGGGCTGACGGCCGGTTTTGGGGCCGGCACAAACCTGTTCGGACCCGAGCTTCAGTTCGGCCACGTGATGGGAGATGCCCTCGACAACCAGGTGCTCATCATCAAGACGGCGTGGGGCGGGAAGAGTCTCTACACTGATTTCCGCCCGCCCAGTTCGGGCGGCGTGGTCGGGCCGAACTACAAACAAATGTTGGAGACGGTGGCCAAGGTGCTGGCCAATCTGAAGATCGAGTTCCCCGGCTACGATGGCGGCGGTTATGAGCTGTCAGGCCTGGTCTGGTGGCACGGCTGGAACGACGGCTGTGATCCGAAGAACGCCGTGCCGGAGTACGAGAAGAATCTGGTGAACCTGGTCAAGGACCTGCGCCGGGACCTCAAGGCCCCGAAGCTGCCGGTGGTGGTCGGCGAACTGACGGGTCCCTGGGTGAAGGCGGACGGGGAGTGGAACGAACTCCGGAAGGCGCAAGCGGCCGCAGCGGCGCATCCGGAGTTCCGGGGCAATGTCCTGTTCGCGGAAACCCACGAGTTCGTGCGGGAGGAGAAAGATTCACCGGGCGGATGGGCCTGTCACGAATGGAACAATGCAGAGACGTATTTGCTCGTCGGCAATGCCTGTGTCGAAGCCATGATGAAGCTCTTGGGGCTGAGGCGTTCGTCGCCGGCAACCGCCTCGGACGGCATGATCCGCATCTTCAACGGCAAGGATCTTGCCGGCTGGGAAGGCGCGCCCGGCTGGTGGAAGGTGGAGGATGGAGCGCTGACTGCCCAAAGCACACCGGACAAACCGTGCACAGACTGCAACTACCTTATCTGGAAAGGCGACCAGCCGTCCGACTTTGAACTGACCTGCGATTTCAAACTGAGCACCTCCGCGAATTCCGGCGTCCAGATCCGTTCCGAAAGCCGGCCCAACTGGGACACCTATGGCTACCAGGCCGACATGAGCGGCGACGGCGGCCTGGTGGGGTATGTCTATCATCACAAGCGCGGGCTGATCGCGGAGCGCGGCGAGAAAGTGACCATCGCTGCCGATGGCAAGAAGGAAGTCCAGAAGATCGGAGATGCCGCCGAGCTTCTGAAGACGTTCAAAAAAGAGGAGTGGAACCAATATCGAATCATCTGTCGCGGCTCGGAGATCACGCTCTATGTCAATGGCGTTCTGATGTGCCAGATCACCGACAATGACGCAGGTACCGCCGTCAAGAGCGGAATCATCGCGCTGCAGATGCACCCCGGACCACCGATGAAAGTGCAGTTCAAGAACATTGATCTGAAAGAGTTGAAATAG